The Electrophorus electricus isolate fEleEle1 chromosome 19, fEleEle1.pri, whole genome shotgun sequence genome has a segment encoding these proteins:
- the gpr185b gene encoding G-protein coupled receptor 12 — protein MNNQLLNTSLNTAGTWNFQEVRNSSPVRTEDLRPLIVSPWDIALCVTGTLISCENAIVIAILFYTPTLRAPMFILIGSLALADLLAGLGLILNFIFIYMLDTEFVTLLSVGMLISAFSASVLNILAITVDRYLSLYNALTYNTERTVTFTYVMVALIWMVCITLGLLPALGWNCLQDEARCSICRPVTKNNAVVLAVTFLLVFALMMQLYLQICKIAFRHAQQIAVQHQFMAISTTKGVSTLSVILCTFAACWMPFAMYSIVADSSYPMIYTYATVLPATCNSVINPIIYAFRNPDIQKSLWLACCGCVPSNFSLRPRTSSDV, from the coding sequence ATGAACAACCAACTTCTAAACACTTCCCTCAACACGGCGGGCACGTGGAATTTCCAGGAGGTGCGGAACTCGTCACCTGTGCGGACGGAGGACCTGCGGCCGCTCATCGTTAGCCCTTGGGACATTGCGTTGTGTGTGACTGGCACGCTAATTTCCTGTGAGAATGCGATTGTAATCGCCATCCTGTTCTATACGCCCACGCTGCGAGCGCCCATGTTTATTCTGATAGGGAGTCTTGCTCTCGCGGACCTGCTGGCGGGCCTTGGCCTGATCCTGAACTTTATCTTCATCTACATGCTCGACACGGAGTTCGTGACACTGCTTTCCGTCGGGATGCTCATCTCTGCTTTCTCCGCCTCGGTACTCAACATCTTAGCCATCACAGTGGACCGATACCTATCTCTCTACAATGCTTTGACCTACAACACGGAACGCACGGTGACTTTCACCTACGTGATGGTGGCACTCATTTGGATGGTGTGCATCACGCTCGGTCTACTGCCGGCTCTCGGTTGGAACTGTCTCCAGGACGAGGCCCGCTGCAGTATTTGCCGCCCGGTCACCAAGAACAACGCCGTGGTCCTGGCAGTGACGTTCCTGCTCGTTTTCGCGCTCATGATGCAGCTGTACCTGCAGATCTGTAAGATCGCCTTCCGCCACGCGCAGCAGATCGCCGTGCAGCACCAGTTTATGGCCATTTCCACTACCAAAGGCGTCTCTACGCTCTCCGTCATTCTGTGCACCTTCGCGGCATGCTGGATGCCCTTCGCTATGTACTCGATAGTGGCGGACTCCAGCTACCCAATGATCTACACGTACGCCACTGTGCTCCCGGCCACGTGTAACTCGGTTATAAACCCGATCATCTATGCCTTCAGGAACCCGGACATACAGAAATCCCTGTGGTTAGCCTGCTGCGGGTGCGTCCCATCCAACTTCTCGCTGCGGCCAAGGACATCAAGTGATGTGTAG